One part of the Humulus lupulus chromosome 9, drHumLupu1.1, whole genome shotgun sequence genome encodes these proteins:
- the LOC133801636 gene encoding taxadien-5-alpha-ol O-acetyltransferase gives MQVQISETTLIVPANPPFSDDHVLSLSHIDNDPNLRVTFRYLRAYVSTNPSAPSSNPSHVISSALSSALLHYYPLAGTLRSLPDRRLELLCSKGQGVPLVLAKVGCTLDSVNYLDDPDTQFVEQLVPNPGPDEGLAQPCMLQITMFDCGGFTLGTALHHSLADGLGATQFFNVAAEFARGATRASITPVWDRESLLGPRDPPRVEAPIREFLSLNSGFSAYEQSIGPVVRECFDVKDECLDRFKSEILNRSGLNFTTFEALGAFIWRAKVKASAIPSNEIVKYAYSLNIRKLVKPPLPVGYWGNGCAPMYAKMRAKDLVEKPIWETAELIKKSKRNASDEYVRSFIDFQGLHCGEGITAGKEVSGFTDWRHLGHSTVDFGWGGPVTVLPLSTHLLGGLEPCYFLPYSSASVGNKDGFKVSVALRETAMPAFKVEMDKFRNGEFGLCK, from the exons ATGCAAGTTCAAATCTCCGAAACAACGTTAATCGTCCCAGCCAATCCACCATTCTCCGACGACCACGTTCTCTCTCTGTCCCACATCGACAACGACCCAAATCTCCGAGTCACCTTCCGTTACCTCCGGGCCTACGTTAGCACCAACCCATCTGCTCCCTCCTCAAACCCATCCCACGTCATATCTTCGGCCCTCTCCTCCGCTCTGCTTCACTACTACCCCCTCGCCGGCACCCTCCGATCTCTCCCGGACCGGCGGCTCGAGCTGTTGTGTTCGAAAGGTCAAGGCGTCCCGCTTGTTCTAGCCAAAGTAGGTTGCACCCTTGATTCGGTGAATTACCTCGATGACCCGGATACGCAATTCGTCGAACAGTTGGTGCCCAACCCAGGTCCGGACGAGGGACTGGCCCAACCGTGTATGCTCCAGATCACGATGTTTGATTGCGGCGGGTTCACTCTCGGTACAGCACTTCACCACTCGCTCGCCGACGGACTCGGCGCAACTCAGTTCTTCAATGTGGCGGCCGAGTTCGCGCGGGGCGCAACTCGGGCGTCGATTACGCCGGTGTGGGACCGGGAAAGTTTGCTGGGTCCCCGCGATCCGCCACGTGTCGAGGCTCCGATCCGGGAGTTCTTGAGCTTGAACAGTGGGTTCTCGGCTTACGAGCAATCGATTGGTCCGGTTGTGAGGGAATGCTTTGATGTGAAAGACGAGTGTCTGGATCGGTTCAAGAGCGAGATCTTAAACCGGTCCGGGTTGAACTTTACCACGTTCGAAGCTCTCGGAGCTTTCATTTGGCGAGCCAA AGTCAAAGCTTCAGCGATCCCAAGTAATGAGATAGTAAAGTATGCATACTCACTCAACATAAGAAAGCTAGTGAAGCCGCCATTACCGGTCGGCTATTGGGGCAATGGTTGTGCTCCAATGTACGCCAAGATGAGAGCCAAGGATTTAGTGGAGAAGCCCATTTGGGAAACGGCGGAGTTGATCAAGAAGAGCAAAAGAAACGCTAGTGACGAGTACGTACGCTCCTTCATCGATTTCCAAGGCTTGCATTGTGGTGAAGGCATTACGGCTGGGAAAGAGGTGAGTGGGTTCACAGACTGGAGACACTTGGGACACTCTACTGTCGATTTTGGTTGGGGTGGTCCTGTGACTGTGTTGCCCCTCTCCACGCACCTTCTTGGGGGTCTCGAGCCTTGCTATTTCTTGCCTTACTCTTCGGCCAGTGTTGGAAACAAGGATGGTTTCAAGGTTTCGGTGGCTTTAAGAGAGACTGCCATGCCTGCATTTAAGGTTGAGATGGACAAGTTTCGAAATGGAGAATTCGGGTTGTGTAAGTAA
- the LOC133801634 gene encoding magnesium-chelatase subunit ChlI, chloroplastic: protein MASVLGTSSSAILASRFLSSPSPRTSIPSFSFNPGQSYVKRLYGGIGIHGKKGRSQFHVAVTNVATEINTVEQDQKLNAKNSQRPVYPFAAIVGQDEMKLCLLLNVIDPKIGGVMIMGDRGTGKSTTVRSLVDLLPEIKVVSGDPYNSDPEDPESMGVEVRESVLKGDQLSVVLTKINMVDLPLGATEDRVCGTIDIEKALTEGIKAFEPGLLAKANRGILYVDEVNLLDDHLVDVLLDSAASGWNTVEREGISISHPARFILIGSGNPEEGELRPQLLDRFGMHAQVGTVRDAELRVKIVEERSRFDKNPNEFRKSYDDEQEKLQEQITAARSTLSSVQIDHELKVKISKVCSELNVDGLRGDIVTNRAAKALAALKGRDKVTTEDIATVIPNCLRHRLRKDPLESIDSGLLVIEKFYEVFN, encoded by the exons ATGGCATCCGTACTTGGAACTTCATCGTCAGCAATCTTGGCTTCTCGCTTCCTATCTTCTCCCTCCCCGAGGACCTCCATTCCCTCTTTCTCCTTCAACCCAG GGCAGAGCTATGTGAAACGATTGTATGGAGGAATTGGGATTCATGGAAAGAAGGGAAGGTCTCAGTTCCATGTGGCAGTTACCAATGTTGCTACTGAAATCAACACTGTGGAACAG GACCAGAAGCTTAATGCTAAGAATAGTCAGAGGCCGGTTTACCCGTTTGCAGCTATAGTCGGACAAGATGAGATGAAACTTTGTCTTCTCCTAAATGTGATTGATCCCAAGATTGGGGGTGTCATGATCATGGGTGATAGAGGAACTGGAAAATCCACAACTGTAAGGTCTTTGGTTGATTTACTTCCCGAAATTAAGGTAGTTTCTGGGGACCCTTACAACTCGGATCCTGAAGATCCAGAGTCTATGGGTGTAGAAGTCAGAGAGAGTGTCTTGAAAGGGGACCAACTTTCTGTTGTCTTGACTAAAATCAACATGGTTGATTTACCTTTGGGTGCTACAGAAGATAGGGTCTGTGGGACAATTGACATTGAGAAAGCTCTAACTGAGGGTATCAAAGCCTTTGAGCCTGGCCTTCTTGCAAAGGCCAACAGAGGAATTCTATATGTAGATGAAGTTAATCTTTTGGATGATCACTTGGTTGATGTTTTATTGGATTCTGCTGCTTCTGGTTGGAACACTGTGGAGAGAGAAGGTATTTCAATTTCACATCCTGCTCGGTTTATTTTGATTGGCTCGGGCAATCCAGAAGAAGGGGAGCTCAGGCCACAGCTGTTGGATCGATTTGGAATGCATGCACAAGTGGGTACTGTAAGGGATGCAGAGCTCAGAGTGAAGATTGTCGAGGAGAGATCCCGGTTTGATAAAAATCCCAACGAATTCCGCAAATCATATGACGATGAGCAAGAAAAGCTGCAAGAGCAGATTACTGCAGCTAGAAGTACTCTGTCTTCGGTTCAGATCGACCATGAACTCAAGGTGAAGATTTCAAAGGTTTGTTCAGAGCTGAATGTTGATGGATTGAGAGGAGACATTGTAACAAACAGGGCTGCAAAAGCTTTGGCTGCTTTGAAGGGAAGAGATAAAGTGACAACAGAGGATATTGCTACTGTCATCCCTAACTGCTTAAGACATCGTCTTCGGAAGGACCCCTTGGAGTCAATTGACTCAGGTTTACTTGTCATTGAGAAATTTTATGAGGTTTTCAACTGA
- the LOC133801635 gene encoding nudix hydrolase 15, mitochondrial-like: MGSKFDVWAGSERLQTLAKHFRSDTPSQLANSPKKAAVLVCIFEGDGGDLRVILTKRSSNLSTHSGEVALPGGKADEGDADDVETALREAREEIGLDPSLVNVVTVLDPFFTKNGLPVVPVIGVLSDKKAFTPALNAAEVEAIFDAPLEMFLKDENRKAEEKEWKGHKYLLHYFDFEAESNKFVIWALTAGILIETASLVYQRPPAFLEQRPKFWSGCADKQTAMP; this comes from the exons ATGGGCTCCAAATTTGATGTATGGGCGGGATCAGAAAGGCTCCAAACCTTAGCAAAACATTTCCGTTCCGACACACCGTCTCAACTAGCCAATTCCCCCAAGAAAGCAGCGGTTCTGGTTTGTATTTTTGAAGGCGACGGCGGCGATCTGCGAGTCATTTTGACCAAACGATCATCGAACCTCTCGACTCACTCAG GGGAAGTTGCGCTGCCCGGCGGGAAAGCCGACGAAGGGGATGCCGACGATGTGGAGACCGCCTTGCGTGAAGCTCGTGAGGAGATTGGGTTGGACCCTTCTCTTGTCAATGTCGTCACTGTTCTTGATCCCTTTTTCACTAAg AATGGTTTGCCAGTAGTTCCTGTGATTGGAGTACTCTCAGACAAGAAAGCATTCACTCCAGCCCTAAATGCAGCAGAAGTAGAAGCAATATTTGATGCTCCCTTGGAAATGTTTCTTAAG GACGAAAATCGAAAAGCAGAGGAGAAGGAATGGAAGGGACACAAGTACTTGTTACATTACTTTGATTTTGAAGCAGAAAGCAACAAGTTTGTCATATGGGCTTTAACTGCTGGAATTTTGATTGAAACAGCCTCACTTGTGTACCAGAGGCCACCTGCATTTCTTGAGCAGAGACCTAAATTCTGGAGTGGCTGTGCTGACAAACAAACTGCCATGCCTTAG